GCTACAAGTGTGGAAGATATTGCCGCCGCAGCGGGCACTTCTGTCGGTGCTTTTTATTATCATTTCAAATGCAAAGAAGACCTTATATATATTTGGGCAAATAAACTTGATGAGGAGTATTATTGGTATTATCAAGAAAAGATCAATGATCCGAGTCCAGGAAATGCAATGGATCTGTTGCGCGGCCTCTGCGAACTGTCTCTTGATGTATACTGCAACTGGGGAAGTGAATTTGCATCCGTTACATATTCTTATATGATGCGTGCGCCGGAGGTTTGTGATCGTATGACAAACGGAAACCGCCTCTATTATCTTGTCTTATCGGATATAGTTAAAAAGGGGCAGGAAGAAGGCAGCATTCGCCGCGATATTCCTATCGAGCGGATAATCAGGACGGTGACAATGGCGGTACGAGGCGCAATAATAGATTGGTGTATACATGGAGGAACGGAATCGATAAAAAAACGCAGCTCTGCATTTTTCAAAATTTATTTGGACGGGGTCCGCCCGCAGAAAAATACAAATTAGATTAGAGCAAAATTTTTCATTATACGCCGTTTACGCCATGCGAAGAGGAAATTTGAATCGCCCTTTATGGATTTATATCCGCCGAACATCGCGCGCGGAATGCGGCGATGAGCTATAATGTCGTCAGTCCGCTTTAAGGGGCTGAAACGAGTGAAAAAAGACAAAAGGGAGATCACGAGCTCGCTGACCCATCTCGCGGGAGCTCTCGCCGCGCTGACCGGAACGATAAAGCTCGCCTGCGGCGCCTTTGGCCGCGGCGGTACGGCGGCTTTCGCGTCTGTGCTGATATTCGGGATAAGCATGGTGCTGCTCTACTCCACGAGCTCGATATATCACTGCTGCTGTGCTGTGGGAGCGCGGGCCGCGCGTTTCATGCAAAGGCTCGACCATATAGCGATATTCCTCCTTATCGCCGGTACCTACACGCCTATATGCGTCGTCGCCCTCGGCTATCCGCTCGGCTACGTGATGCTTTCGCTCGTCTGGGGCGTCGCCGCGGCGGGGCTCATAATGAAGATTTTCTGGATGCGCGCCCCGCTCTGGCTCTCCTGCGCGCTTTACGTCGCGATGGGATGGATAGCCGCGTTTTTCGTCGTGCCGATAGCGCGCGCCCTGACGGCGTCGGAGATGGCGTGGCTCATAGCCGGCGGC
The window above is part of the Synergistes jonesii genome. Proteins encoded here:
- a CDS encoding TetR/AcrR family transcriptional regulator, with the protein product MEDIAAAAGTSVGAFYYHFKCKEDLIYIWANKLDEEYYWYYQEKINDPSPGNAMDLLRGLCELSLDVYCNWGSEFASVTYSYMMRAPEVCDRMTNGNRLYYLVLSDIVKKGQEEGSIRRDIPIERIIRTVTMAVRGAIIDWCIHGGTESIKKRSSAFFKIYLDGVRPQKNTN
- the trhA gene encoding PAQR family membrane homeostasis protein TrhA, whose translation is MKKDKREITSSLTHLAGALAALTGTIKLACGAFGRGGTAAFASVLIFGISMVLLYSTSSIYHCCCAVGARAARFMQRLDHIAIFLLIAGTYTPICVVALGYPLGYVMLSLVWGVAAAGLIMKIFWMRAPLWLSCALYVAMGWIAAFFVVPIARALTASEMAWLIAGGLLYTTGAFIFGFERPRLRISWFGSHELFHLFVIGGSLCHYITVAKCFA